In Campylobacter sp. 2014D-0216, the following proteins share a genomic window:
- a CDS encoding glycosyltransferase family 2 protein → MSQISIILPTYNVEKYIARALESCINQTFKDIEIIIVDDLGNDKSIDIAKEYASKDDRIKIIHNEENLKLLRARYEGVKVATSPYIMFLDPDDYLELNACEECAKILNTNKKLDLVFFDVFVLNNSSKTERKLNFQEKYYTKKDFLKKLLKTKNLFWTIWGKVIKKELYLDAFDLIPLEKNIKINMAEDVLLYYPLINISNTIFCLNKNLYNYQINNSSITGVSTLQNINTNIQQQDNVVNLLKKIQHNYNFNLALLFLIKYFLLIEKYSLSGKKNSLYCKFNIFFKKIQFKFYRFLKM, encoded by the coding sequence ATGAGTCAAATTTCTATCATACTACCAACTTATAATGTAGAAAAATATATAGCTAGAGCATTAGAAAGTTGTATCAATCAAACTTTTAAAGACATAGAAATCATTATAGTAGATGACCTTGGTAATGATAAAAGCATAGATATAGCTAAAGAATATGCTAGTAAAGATGATAGGATAAAAATCATACACAATGAAGAGAATTTAAAACTTTTAAGAGCAAGATATGAAGGTGTCAAAGTGGCAACTTCACCTTATATAATGTTTTTAGATCCGGATGATTATTTAGAGCTTAATGCTTGTGAAGAATGTGCTAAAATTTTAAACACAAACAAAAAATTAGATTTAGTATTTTTTGATGTATTTGTGTTAAATAACAGTAGTAAAACAGAAAGAAAATTGAATTTTCAAGAAAAATATTATACAAAAAAAGACTTTTTAAAGAAGCTATTAAAAACTAAAAATCTCTTTTGGACAATATGGGGAAAAGTCATAAAAAAAGAGTTATATCTAGATGCCTTTGATCTAATACCACTAGAAAAAAATATTAAAATCAATATGGCCGAAGATGTTTTGCTATATTATCCTTTAATAAATATCTCAAATACTATATTTTGTTTGAATAAAAATCTATATAATTATCAAATAAATAACTCCTCTATAACAGGAGTATCAACATTACAAAATATAAACACAAACATACAACAACAAGATAATGTTGTCAATCTACTAAAAAAAATACAACATAATTACAATTTTAATTTGGCTTTATTGTTTTTAATTAAATATTTTTTATTGATTGAAAAATATTCATTGTCAGGTAAGAAAAATTCCCTTTATTGCAAATTCAATATTTTTTTTAAAAAAATTCAATTTAAATTTTATCGCTTTCTAAAGATGTAA
- a CDS encoding beta-1,4-N-acetylgalactosaminyltransferase — MKTREIIIKIFLFFIPISHIRKKIRFFLDNKIITLQKIDSVLNGNLAYKMNLFSNDYFLEVNKTICNTKKHKGFFDFDPKSKDPKTPLNPWAFIRVKNEATTLRASLESILPAIQRGVIGYNDCTDGSEEIILEFCKQYPSFIPVKYPYEVQIENPQGEENKLYSYYNYIASFIPQGEWLIKIDVDHYYDAKRLYKSFYIPKKDYHVVSYSRIDFVFNDGKFYVYQDRDGMVLRAPGDCLLIQNTNLFWREVLIERNSFNWNIVDIKSKFTKSYEVLSFKKKVFFYTELNNYHFPFIKSCRKNDCNQLTWIDLDEFIKDNKEKLKNQIDFEMLEYRVLKQIYKKLTSLESDKI, encoded by the coding sequence ATGAAAACAAGAGAGATAATTATAAAAATATTTTTATTTTTTATACCTATAAGTCATATAAGAAAAAAAATAAGATTTTTTTTGGATAACAAGATTATTACATTACAAAAAATAGATTCTGTATTAAATGGAAATTTAGCATATAAAATGAACTTGTTTTCCAATGATTACTTTCTTGAAGTTAATAAAACTATTTGTAATACAAAAAAACATAAAGGATTTTTTGATTTTGATCCAAAATCAAAAGACCCAAAAACTCCTTTAAATCCTTGGGCTTTTATAAGGGTAAAGAATGAGGCTACAACCTTAAGAGCTTCGCTAGAGAGCATATTGCCCGCCATACAAAGAGGTGTTATAGGATATAATGACTGTACCGATGGAAGTGAGGAAATTATTTTAGAATTTTGTAAGCAGTATCCTTCTTTTATACCAGTAAAATATCCTTATGAAGTGCAAATTGAAAATCCACAAGGTGAAGAAAATAAACTTTATAGCTATTATAATTATATTGCAAGTTTTATTCCTCAAGGAGAATGGCTTATAAAAATAGATGTAGATCATTACTATGATGCTAAAAGGCTATACAAGAGTTTTTATATACCTAAAAAAGATTATCATGTGGTTAGTTATTCTAGAATAGATTTTGTATTTAACGATGGGAAATTTTATGTTTATCAGGATAGAGATGGAATGGTTTTAAGGGCTCCTGGAGACTGCTTATTGATACAAAATACTAATTTATTTTGGAGAGAAGTGCTGATTGAAAGAAATAGTTTTAATTGGAATATAGTTGATATTAAATCAAAATTTACAAAATCTTATGAAGTTTTATCTTTTAAAAAGAAAGTTTTCTTTTATACAGAACTTAATAATTATCATTTCCCATTTATAAAAAGTTGCAGAAAAAACGATTGTAATCAATTAACTTGGATTGACTTGGATGAATTTATTAAGGATAATAAAGAAAAATTAAAAAATCAAATAGACTTTGAAATGCTAGAATATAGAGTGCTAAAGCAAATATACAAAAAGCTTACATCTTTAGAAAGCGATAAAATTTAA
- a CDS encoding glycosyltransferase family 2 protein, which yields MNNPLVSIIIPIYNVAPYLKECLDSVINQTYRNLDIILVNDGGDDESLDIALEYLNKDERIFLISKENGGLSSARNMGLEFIKGTKLRSFFEDNIEQDIISFTSTHTFDKNTKIINKETIKSNFIQIQKRYIKTSIENINDFLVQELPNSIIHFLDSDDYFLNNCIELCVKEMVEKDLDICTHNHQEDNETTGKTTKKFFEKLPGNSKYNPSYLIKLNKKYNFYFTWQGAFQANILNQYNLRFTHGIYHEDHDFGTILFYLANKMFHTEKTLLTYRIRQGSITNFDNSTKKIPKSLHHLKNYFKNYLELRIYFKIYCDIVIAQNIYLFNQYINDDFLKKSIKRYYIHYFDIKITNDPLNLKNEIRTFVKNITLYNIYLKLRNYIRHPKKIIGFKCII from the coding sequence ATGAATAATCCTTTAGTCTCTATTATTATACCAATATACAATGTAGCACCGTACCTAAAAGAATGCCTAGATAGTGTTATTAATCAAACTTATAGAAATTTAGATATTATTTTGGTTAACGATGGGGGTGATGATGAAAGCTTAGATATAGCTTTAGAATATCTCAATAAAGATGAAAGAATATTTCTAATCTCTAAGGAAAATGGGGGACTAAGCTCCGCAAGAAATATGGGCTTAGAATTTATAAAAGGGACTAAACTTAGAAGTTTTTTTGAAGATAACATCGAACAAGACATAATCTCTTTTACTTCAACTCACACTTTTGATAAAAATACAAAAATAATTAATAAAGAAACTATAAAATCGAATTTTATACAAATTCAAAAAAGATACATAAAAACAAGTATCGAAAATATAAATGATTTCTTAGTCCAGGAACTACCAAATTCTATAATTCACTTTCTGGATTCTGATGATTATTTTTTAAACAATTGTATAGAACTTTGCGTAAAAGAAATGGTTGAAAAAGATTTAGATATTTGCACACATAATCATCAAGAAGACAATGAAACTACTGGAAAAACTACAAAAAAATTTTTTGAAAAGCTACCCGGCAACAGTAAATATAACCCATCATACCTAATAAAGCTAAATAAAAAATACAATTTCTATTTTACATGGCAAGGTGCTTTTCAAGCTAATATATTAAATCAATATAATCTTCGTTTCACTCATGGAATTTACCACGAAGACCATGATTTTGGAACCATACTATTTTACTTAGCAAACAAAATGTTCCATACCGAAAAAACATTATTAACCTATAGAATCCGACAAGGCAGCATTACTAATTTTGATAATTCAACAAAAAAAATACCAAAATCTTTACACCATTTAAAAAATTATTTTAAAAACTACTTAGAACTTAGAATATATTTTAAAATATATTGTGATATTGTAATCGCACAAAACATATATCTTTTTAATCAATATATAAATGATGACTTTTTGAAAAAAAGTATTAAAAGATATTATATTCATTATTTTGATATAAAAATCACAAATGATCCTTTAAATTTAAAAAATGAAATTCGAACATTTGTAAAAAATATAACATTATATAACATATACCTAAAACTAAGAAATTACATAAGACACCCAAAAAAAATAATAGGCTTCAAATGTATCATATAG
- a CDS encoding glycosyltransferase family 8 protein yields MYHIVFSADESYIKYTAVLITSIVFNTNKHQKMRNEKYYFHILSNFVSNKNRNKLLKLQNTLDKLFPCEIIIHIQNDNDFINFPNSGAAHSLKIPYYRLKLSLIFNKNIEKCLYLDSDMLCMCDIRKIFTIDLHNKIAGVVGDLGSKKNKIKYIENNKKIIHRFDENYFNSGFLLINLKEWNKHNIEQKCEDLASKCYYIKAADQDLLNAVIKPQHQLKFDFSYNFSTVAFCYVICKDESKNRLNYTRSEFNIASKNPKILHYGEKPWRFLKSYFDYNNKNINDHWWQIAENTPIFNRELLKNKLKTNTHLLCAGLGQELLKATLKFNLFKIYFLIKRTNDDSRYIYQAKKIQDNIFGVCCILGTAILYARNSNKNFFSVYFKSLKIIYHFKKYANKSRA; encoded by the coding sequence ATGTATCATATAGTTTTTAGCGCCGATGAATCATATATAAAATATACCGCGGTTTTAATTACAAGTATAGTATTTAACACAAACAAACACCAAAAGATGAGAAATGAAAAATATTATTTTCACATACTAAGCAATTTTGTCAGTAATAAAAATCGAAATAAACTTTTAAAATTACAAAATACATTAGATAAACTATTTCCATGTGAAATTATCATTCATATTCAAAACGATAATGATTTTATTAATTTTCCAAATTCAGGAGCTGCCCATAGTTTAAAAATTCCCTACTATAGGTTAAAATTAAGCCTAATTTTTAACAAAAATATCGAAAAGTGTTTGTATTTAGATTCTGACATGCTCTGTATGTGCGACATAAGAAAAATATTTACCATAGATCTTCATAATAAAATAGCAGGGGTTGTTGGTGATCTTGGATCTAAAAAAAATAAAATAAAATACATAGAAAACAATAAAAAAATAATTCATCGCTTCGATGAAAATTATTTCAACTCAGGTTTTTTACTTATCAACTTAAAAGAATGGAATAAACACAATATAGAGCAAAAATGCGAGGATTTAGCTAGTAAATGCTACTATATAAAAGCCGCGGATCAGGATTTGCTAAATGCGGTCATAAAACCACAACATCAATTAAAATTTGACTTTTCTTATAACTTCAGCACTGTTGCATTTTGTTATGTAATCTGCAAAGATGAGAGTAAAAATAGACTAAACTACACTCGTTCTGAGTTTAATATTGCTAGTAAAAATCCAAAAATTCTTCATTATGGAGAGAAGCCTTGGAGATTTTTAAAATCTTATTTTGATTATAATAACAAAAATATAAATGACCATTGGTGGCAAATAGCAGAAAATACCCCTATCTTCAACCGTGAACTACTTAAAAACAAACTCAAAACTAATACTCATTTATTGTGTGCTGGATTAGGACAAGAACTCTTAAAAGCTACTTTAAAATTCAACTTATTTAAGATTTACTTTTTAATCAAACGAACAAATGATGATTCACGGTATATATATCAAGCAAAGAAAATTCAAGATAATATCTTTGGGGTTTGCTGCATATTAGGCACTGCTATTTTATATGCTAGAAACTCCAATAAAAATTTCTTTAGCGTATATTTTAAATCCTTAAAAATTATTTATCATTTTAAAAAATATGCAAATAAATCGAGAGCTTAA
- a CDS encoding glycosyltransferase family 2 protein, translating to MDLKQISVIMMVKNAQKTLKACLESLQEFGEIVLIENGSNDDTLKIAYEFSKGYKNIKIYQHEFIGFGPLKNLAISYASNDWIFNIDADELAKKEFLQELKQIEPNKEDIIALPRENLYNGEWIKACGWWPDHVMRVFNKTHTSFNENLVHESLILHEDSKKIKLQNGLRHFAFDDIDGLLDKLQKYSKLWALQNLHKESSVCKALLRGIWTFFRNYALKKGIFYGYKGFIISTCNGLGAFFKYMKLYELKKQKPKTCALIITTYNQKERLALVLDSVKNLEPLPDEVLIADDGSKEDTAKLIQAYQKDFPCKLEHIWQEDEGFRAAASRNKAIRASNSEYIVLIDGDMILEKNFIRDHLKFASLKTILQGSRIILGEEESKELLSKNDFSLAFNKKGLKNQRNIFLAKCVYKFSKLTKKFFKKSQLVKGSKTCNMSFYKSDFEVIGGFNEKFIGWGREDSEFVARFLFNDGAFKRLKFNALAYHIYHEENSKNMLEINHQIYLDTVKNEKVTWK from the coding sequence ATGGATTTAAAGCAAATTAGTGTGATAATGATGGTTAAAAATGCCCAAAAAACTTTAAAAGCTTGCTTGGAGTCTTTGCAAGAATTTGGTGAGATCGTTTTGATAGAAAATGGTAGCAATGATGATACTTTGAAAATTGCTTATGAATTTAGTAAAGGTTATAAAAATATCAAGATTTATCAGCATGAATTTATAGGTTTTGGACCTTTGAAAAATTTAGCTATAAGTTATGCTAGTAATGATTGGATTTTTAATATTGATGCAGATGAGCTTGCTAAGAAAGAATTTTTACAAGAACTAAAGCAAATTGAGCCCAATAAAGAAGATATCATAGCCTTACCAAGAGAAAATTTATACAATGGAGAGTGGATTAAAGCTTGTGGGTGGTGGCCTGATCATGTAATGCGTGTGTTTAATAAAACTCATACTAGTTTTAATGAAAATTTGGTGCATGAGAGTTTGATTTTGCACGAAGACAGTAAAAAGATTAAACTGCAAAATGGTTTGAGGCATTTTGCTTTTGATGATATCGATGGATTGTTAGATAAACTTCAAAAATACTCCAAACTTTGGGCTTTGCAAAATTTACATAAAGAAAGTAGTGTTTGTAAAGCTTTGCTAAGAGGAATTTGGACTTTTTTTAGAAATTATGCTTTAAAAAAGGGAATTTTTTATGGTTATAAAGGCTTTATCATAAGTACTTGCAATGGTCTTGGGGCTTTTTTTAAATATATGAAATTATATGAGTTAAAAAAGCAAAAGCCAAAAACTTGTGCTTTAATCATCACAACCTATAATCAAAAAGAAAGACTTGCTTTGGTGCTTGATAGTGTTAAAAACTTAGAACCTTTACCAGATGAGGTTTTAATAGCTGATGATGGAAGCAAGGAAGATACGGCTAAGCTTATACAAGCTTATCAAAAAGATTTTCCTTGCAAGTTAGAGCATATTTGGCAAGAAGATGAGGGATTTCGTGCTGCGGCAAGCCGCAACAAAGCGATTAGGGCTTCAAATAGTGAATATATTGTTTTAATCGATGGTGATATGATTTTAGAAAAAAATTTTATCAGAGATCATTTAAAATTTGCCAGTTTAAAGACTATTTTGCAAGGATCAAGAATTATTTTAGGTGAAGAAGAAAGTAAAGAACTTTTAAGTAAAAATGATTTTAGTTTGGCTTTTAACAAAAAGGGTTTGAAAAATCAAAGAAATATTTTTTTAGCTAAATGTGTATATAAATTTTCAAAATTAACTAAGAAATTTTTTAAAAAATCACAACTTGTCAAAGGTAGTAAAACTTGTAATATGAGTTTTTATAAAAGTGATTTTGAAGTTATTGGGGGATTTAATGAAAAATTTATAGGCTGGGGTAGGGAAGATAGCGAGTTTGTAGCTAGATTTTTATTTAATGACGGAGCATTTAAAAGGCTTAAATTTAATGCCCTAGCTTATCATATTTACCATGAAGAAAATAGCAAAAATATGCTTGAAATCAATCATCAAATTTATCTTGATACTGTAAAAAATGAAAAAGTGACTTGGAAATGA
- a CDS encoding glycosyltransferase family 2 protein — translation MNNPLVSIIIPIYNVAPYLKECLDSVINQTYRNLDIILVNDGSDDESLDIALEYLNKDERIFLISKENGGQSSARNMGLEFIKGTKLRSFFEDNIEQDIISFTSTHTFDKNTKIINKETIKSNFIQIQKRYIKTSIENINDFLVQELPNSIIHFLDSDDYFLNNCIELCVKEMVEKDLDICTHNLCRFLENQNKFTNKHHFDIPNHIKTHFCDLASNIIINSKRYSFVFTWQGAFQANILNQYNLRFTHGIYNEDNDFGIILFMLSKKFFFINTILMVYRVRDNSSSSKKIRHSQIPKYLHEINLYFNDIDKAKAYFYHFCLVKSGIAIHNFYTAFTNKNKQSDIFFHNSLSWHCNIIKTNLSIDPLNIKKLSNFFKQNKILMVKHIFIYLIRHPKKIKNLKNLFLSNTSLFF, via the coding sequence ATGAATAATCCTTTAGTCTCTATTATTATACCAATATACAATGTAGCACCGTACCTAAAAGAATGCCTAGATAGTGTTATTAATCAAACTTATAGAAATTTAGATATTATTTTGGTTAATGATGGGAGTGATGATGAAAGCTTAGATATAGCTTTAGAATATCTCAATAAAGATGAAAGAATATTTCTAATCTCTAAGGAAAATGGGGGTCAATCTTCTGCAAGAAATATGGGCTTAGAATTTATAAAAGGGACTAAACTTAGAAGTTTTTTTGAAGATAACATCGAACAAGACATAATCTCTTTTACTTCAACTCACACTTTTGATAAAAATACAAAAATAATTAATAAAGAAACTATAAAATCGAATTTTATACAAATTCAAAAAAGATACATAAAAACAAGTATCGAAAATATAAATGATTTCTTAGTCCAGGAACTACCAAATTCTATAATTCACTTTCTGGATTCTGATGATTATTTTTTAAACAATTGTATAGAACTTTGCGTAAAAGAAATGGTTGAAAAAGATTTAGATATTTGCACACATAACTTGTGTAGATTTCTAGAAAATCAAAATAAATTTACCAATAAGCACCACTTTGACATACCAAATCACATCAAAACTCATTTTTGTGATTTAGCCTCAAATATTATAATTAATAGCAAAAGATACTCTTTTGTTTTTACATGGCAAGGTGCTTTTCAAGCTAATATATTAAATCAATATAATCTTCGTTTCACTCATGGAATTTATAACGAGGATAATGATTTTGGAATTATATTATTTATGCTTTCAAAAAAATTTTTTTTCATCAATACTATTTTAATGGTTTATAGGGTAAGAGACAATTCTTCTAGCTCAAAAAAAATAAGACATTCGCAAATTCCAAAATATTTACATGAAATTAATTTATATTTTAATGATATTGACAAAGCAAAAGCGTATTTTTACCATTTTTGCTTGGTAAAATCCGGCATTGCAATTCACAACTTTTATACAGCTTTTACAAATAAAAACAAGCAAAGTGATATTTTTTTTCACAACTCCCTGTCTTGGCATTGTAATATTATAAAAACAAACCTAAGCATCGATCCGCTAAATATAAAGAAATTATCAAATTTCTTTAAACAAAATAAAATATTAATGGTTAAACATATTTTTATTTATCTTATACGCCATCCCAAAAAAATTAAAAATTTAAAAAATTTATTTTTATCTAATACTTCTCTGTTTTTTTAA
- a CDS encoding lipid A biosynthesis lauroyl acyltransferase, with protein sequence MINYVYLSLFYALKVLVGILPAKLLNSFANLVALITYKLNRKHRKIIDVNLKICFPEKDQKWRDETSLNIYKNFAKFGIDFIKNQNASKEEIINKICFDDEEQILNIMQSKKPLIVTTAHYGNWELLALSFGAKFQGISIVGRALDSMVMDKILSKNRTQFNIELIEKKGGLKKMLKALKEGKSLGILTDQNAVDSESIKIQYFDQEVNFIAGASVLAKKTNAMILPCFVYQKDEKFFVKTFKALEASKASVEELTKYQAKCCEEMIKFKPDEYFFFHKRFKKTEKY encoded by the coding sequence ATGATAAATTATGTATATTTAAGTCTTTTTTATGCATTAAAGGTGCTTGTGGGAATTTTACCTGCAAAACTTTTAAATTCTTTTGCAAATTTGGTTGCTTTAATCACTTATAAGTTAAATCGTAAGCACCGTAAAATCATCGATGTTAATTTAAAAATTTGCTTTCCTGAAAAAGATCAAAAATGGCGTGATGAAACTAGCCTTAATATCTATAAAAATTTTGCTAAATTTGGGATTGATTTTATCAAAAATCAAAATGCAAGTAAAGAAGAAATCATCAATAAAATTTGCTTTGATGATGAGGAACAAATTTTAAATATAATGCAAAGCAAAAAACCTTTGATCGTAACTACGGCCCATTATGGCAACTGGGAGCTTTTGGCTTTATCTTTTGGGGCTAAGTTTCAAGGAATTTCCATAGTTGGAAGAGCGCTTGATAGTATGGTAATGGATAAAATTTTAAGCAAAAATCGCACGCAGTTTAACATAGAGCTTATAGAAAAAAAAGGTGGACTTAAAAAAATGCTAAAAGCCTTAAAAGAAGGCAAGTCTCTTGGAATTTTAACTGATCAAAATGCAGTAGATAGTGAAAGTATAAAAATACAGTATTTTGATCAAGAGGTAAATTTCATAGCAGGTGCAAGCGTGCTTGCAAAAAAAACAAATGCTATGATTTTGCCTTGTTTTGTGTATCAAAAAGATGAAAAATTTTTTGTAAAAACTTTTAAGGCCTTAGAAGCAAGTAAGGCAAGTGTAGAAGAGCTTACCAAATACCAAGCAAAATGTTGCGAAGAGATGATTAAATTTAAACCTGATGAGTATTTTTTCTTTCATAAGAGGTTTAAAAAAACAGAGAAGTATTAG
- the waaC gene encoding lipopolysaccharide heptosyltransferase I: MKIGLVKLSALGDIIHAVIVLQFIKKHYPKASIDWFVDARFAGLLQDHPMINEVYALPLKDRKFKEVFAMLFEARQNKYDVVIDLQGLIKSALVSKFLCANTFGFDQESIKESFASNFYAHKFACNYEENIVVRNLSLVAYVLNEHFDHSDIELKQSCFSIDDELKESLEQRLSLNESAPNILIHVGSSMPNKIYPKERLILLCRMLLEHFASAKIILGWGNVGEFNFAKDMVLNLKHLKIELAPKLSLSELCALTKVSDLIIGNDSGPTHLAFALNKPSITIFGATPSQRNTYETNINKTINAGKKISQSKHIDKSDFCIQNIDEKDIFKLACELLEK; the protein is encoded by the coding sequence ATGAAAATAGGTTTGGTTAAATTATCTGCACTTGGTGATATCATCCATGCGGTGATTGTTTTGCAATTTATTAAAAAGCATTATCCTAAGGCGAGTATTGATTGGTTTGTAGATGCAAGATTTGCAGGATTATTGCAAGATCATCCAATGATCAATGAAGTATATGCCCTACCTTTAAAAGATAGAAAATTCAAAGAAGTCTTTGCTATGCTTTTTGAAGCAAGACAAAACAAATATGATGTTGTGATTGATTTACAAGGTTTAATCAAGTCTGCATTGGTGAGTAAATTTTTATGCGCTAATACTTTTGGTTTTGATCAAGAAAGCATAAAAGAAAGCTTCGCGAGTAATTTTTATGCGCATAAATTTGCGTGTAATTATGAAGAAAATATTGTCGTGCGTAATCTTTCTTTGGTGGCTTATGTGTTAAATGAGCATTTTGATCATAGTGATATAGAATTAAAACAAAGTTGCTTTAGTATAGATGATGAGTTAAAGGAAAGCTTAGAGCAAAGATTATCTTTGAATGAAAGTGCGCCTAACATACTCATACATGTAGGATCATCTATGCCAAATAAAATTTACCCAAAAGAGCGTTTGATACTACTTTGTAGAATGCTTTTGGAGCATTTTGCTAGTGCAAAAATCATACTTGGCTGGGGCAATGTAGGGGAATTTAATTTTGCTAAAGATATGGTTTTAAATTTAAAACATCTAAAAATAGAACTTGCGCCAAAATTAAGCTTAAGTGAGCTTTGTGCTTTAACCAAGGTAAGTGATCTAATCATCGGAAATGATAGTGGGCCTACTCATTTAGCTTTTGCATTAAACAAACCTTCTATAACGATCTTTGGTGCTACTCCTAGTCAAAGAAATACCTATGAAACCAATATCAATAAAACAATCAATGCAGGTAAAAAAATATCGCAATCAAAGCATATAGATAAGAGTGATTTTTGTATACAAAATATCGATGAAAAAGATATTTTTAAACTTGCTTGTGAGCTTTTAGAAAAATGA
- a CDS encoding 3'-5' exonuclease: protein MQEYICVFDCESIPDVELIKHLYGFNGDDLSISKQALEKQKEESGSEFLPLPFHKVVSICAVIADKFGNFIKVNKIKGESEKQMLEEFFNFIDKHQPRLVSFNGKSYDMPLLVIRALKYNINASAYLDASDKWNNYKSKFIENKHCDLLESLGSFGQKGLRLDTLCAMAGLPGKYDVHGNEVLELFYQNKLEKIHEYCESDVLNTYMLFLKYELIKGNLTQEDYLNILENFKEELLQKHSDKSYQKPFLEAIEKEKSKVLN, encoded by the coding sequence ATGCAAGAATATATTTGCGTTTTTGATTGTGAGAGCATTCCTGATGTAGAATTAATAAAACATCTTTATGGTTTTAATGGTGATGATTTAAGCATTAGCAAGCAAGCTTTAGAAAAACAAAAAGAAGAAAGCGGAAGTGAGTTTTTACCCCTGCCTTTTCATAAAGTTGTAAGTATTTGCGCAGTGATTGCAGATAAATTTGGAAATTTCATCAAAGTTAATAAAATCAAAGGCGAAAGCGAAAAACAAATGCTAGAAGAATTTTTTAACTTCATAGATAAACACCAACCTCGCCTTGTAAGTTTTAATGGCAAAAGCTATGATATGCCTTTACTTGTTATAAGAGCGTTAAAATACAACATCAACGCAAGTGCTTATTTAGATGCAAGTGATAAATGGAATAACTACAAAAGCAAATTTATAGAAAATAAACACTGTGATTTATTAGAATCTTTAGGGAGTTTTGGTCAAAAAGGCTTAAGACTTGACACACTTTGTGCTATGGCAGGACTTCCTGGAAAGTATGATGTGCATGGAAATGAGGTATTAGAACTCTTTTATCAAAACAAATTAGAAAAAATTCACGAATACTGTGAAAGTGATGTGTTAAACACTTATATGCTATTTTTAAAATACGAACTCATCAAGGGCAACTTAACCCAAGAAGATTATCTTAATATTTTAGAAAATTTCAAAGAAGAACTTTTGCAAAAACACAGCGATAAAAGCTATCAAAAGCCATTTTTAGAGGCCATAGAAAAAGAAAAGAGTAAAGTTTTAAATTAA